A single window of Watersipora subatra chromosome 11, tzWatSuba1.1, whole genome shotgun sequence DNA harbors:
- the LOC137408517 gene encoding uncharacterized protein, with amino-acid sequence MITLSEVEDEEIDAIEALERRMEERHEDARLYEDETYRMLTDRVERQLDERTRRLEDILESLAVKIDNMDRREPALTSSPLRRFRDNNNDRREPASTRSPLHRIKESREFKVII; translated from the coding sequence ATGATCACGCTGAGTGAGGTAGAAGATGAAGAGATAGATGCCATCGAGGCACTAGAGAGGAGGATGGAAGAAAGACACGAAGATGCCCGCCTGTATGAGGATGAGACATACAGAATGCTGACAGACCGTGTAGAACGCCAGTTAGATGAGCGGACCAGACGCTTGGAGGACATTTTAGAGTCCTTAGCGGTAAAAATTGACAATATGGACAGGAGAGAGCCAGCCTTAACAAGCTCTCCTCTTCGTAGGTTCCGGGACAATAATAACGACAGGAGGGAGCCAGCCAGCACACGCTCTCCCCTCCACAGGATCAAGGAAAGTAGGG